A portion of the Collinsella aerofaciens genome contains these proteins:
- a CDS encoding glycogen/starch/alpha-glucan phosphorylase, with translation MNKIFDNKQEFTELYRDAVMSISGKSVEAASDLDRFNALAKLVAEKARTVATKSDARVTAEGKKRVYYFSIEFLIGRLLDNYLLNFGVRDMVAEALDDMGFDLSVIENQEPDPALGNGGLGRLAACFLDSMAAEGIAGYGNGMRYRYGLFKQEIVNGSQVEATDEWLTHGYPWEVRRQDKAVTIKFGGHVEGFEENGRTFYRTVDTQDILAVPYDIPVVGYAGETVNKLRVWAAEPVEEHFDLEAFNRGDYALADAERAEAEAISAILYPNDAGEHGRLLRLKQEYLFVSAGIYSLLDTFEKEHGANWELLPQFVAIHTNDTHPAMCGPELMRILIDEKKLEWDDAWNIVTQVVSYTNHTILPEALEKWPIGTFSKLLPRVYQIIDEISRRWHESFDTTQEGWQERLRQTAILWDGEIRMANLSVICSHSVNGVAKIHSDIIKNIVLKDFYALTPEKFNNKTNGISHRRFFAEANPTYAKLVTEAIGDGWLKDAFELEKLKEFQNDTEFLKAVGASKRANKERLAAYVKAETGLVIDPNTVFDVQVKRFHAYKRQLMNIMKVMDIYNRRIANPNFHVTPTTFIFSGKAASSYTFAKETIRLINSVAEVINNDARVNEVMKVCFIPNFRVSNAQLIYPAAEISEQISTAGKEASGTSNMKLMMNGAITLGTLDGANIEIADLAGRENEAIFGLTAPEVEQLWASNSYFAWDTLNNDRERLGRVMDELKDNTFAGLSGNFESIYNELMNNNDPDLVMADFRSYVDAWEKLTGSYGDQETWNRKALLNTASSGWFSSDRTIREYRDEIWHA, from the coding sequence ATGAATAAGATCTTCGACAACAAGCAGGAGTTTACCGAGCTCTATCGCGATGCCGTCATGAGCATCAGCGGCAAGAGCGTCGAGGCCGCCAGCGACCTGGATCGCTTTAACGCCCTGGCCAAGCTCGTGGCCGAGAAGGCGCGCACCGTTGCCACCAAGAGTGACGCCCGCGTCACCGCCGAGGGCAAAAAGCGCGTGTACTACTTCTCGATCGAGTTTTTGATCGGCCGCCTGCTCGACAACTACCTGCTTAACTTTGGCGTGCGCGACATGGTTGCCGAGGCACTCGACGACATGGGCTTTGACCTGTCCGTCATCGAGAACCAGGAGCCCGATCCGGCACTGGGCAACGGTGGCCTGGGCCGTCTGGCCGCATGCTTCCTGGATTCCATGGCAGCCGAGGGCATTGCCGGCTACGGCAACGGCATGCGCTACCGCTACGGCCTGTTTAAGCAGGAGATCGTCAACGGCAGCCAGGTCGAGGCCACCGACGAGTGGCTCACCCACGGCTATCCCTGGGAGGTCCGTCGTCAGGATAAGGCCGTGACCATCAAGTTTGGTGGCCATGTAGAGGGCTTTGAGGAGAACGGCCGCACGTTCTACCGCACGGTGGATACGCAGGACATCCTGGCCGTTCCTTATGACATCCCCGTTGTGGGCTATGCCGGCGAGACCGTCAACAAGCTGCGCGTCTGGGCCGCCGAGCCGGTCGAGGAGCACTTCGATCTGGAAGCCTTCAACCGCGGTGACTACGCCCTGGCCGATGCCGAGCGCGCCGAGGCCGAGGCCATCAGCGCCATCCTCTACCCCAACGACGCCGGCGAGCACGGCCGTCTGCTGCGCCTGAAGCAGGAGTACCTGTTTGTCTCGGCCGGCATCTACAGCCTGCTCGACACCTTTGAGAAGGAGCACGGCGCTAACTGGGAGCTGCTGCCGCAGTTTGTGGCCATCCACACCAACGACACGCACCCCGCCATGTGCGGCCCCGAGCTCATGCGCATCCTCATCGACGAGAAGAAGCTCGAGTGGGATGACGCCTGGAACATCGTGACCCAGGTCGTGAGCTACACCAACCACACCATCCTGCCCGAGGCTCTGGAGAAGTGGCCCATCGGCACGTTCTCCAAGCTCCTCCCCCGCGTGTACCAGATCATCGACGAGATCAGCCGTCGTTGGCACGAGTCGTTCGACACCACGCAGGAGGGGTGGCAGGAGCGTCTGCGCCAGACCGCCATTCTGTGGGACGGCGAGATTCGCATGGCCAACCTGTCCGTGATCTGCAGCCACAGCGTCAACGGTGTGGCCAAGATCCACTCCGACATCATCAAGAACATCGTGCTCAAGGACTTCTATGCCCTGACGCCCGAGAAGTTCAACAACAAGACCAACGGCATCTCGCACCGTCGCTTCTTTGCCGAGGCCAACCCCACCTATGCCAAGCTCGTGACCGAGGCCATTGGCGACGGCTGGCTGAAGGACGCCTTTGAGCTGGAGAAACTCAAGGAGTTCCAGAACGACACCGAGTTCCTGAAGGCCGTAGGTGCCTCCAAGCGCGCCAACAAGGAGCGCCTGGCCGCCTACGTTAAGGCCGAGACCGGTCTGGTTATCGACCCCAACACCGTCTTCGATGTTCAGGTAAAGCGCTTCCACGCCTACAAGCGCCAGCTCATGAACATCATGAAGGTGATGGACATCTACAACCGTCGCATCGCCAATCCCAACTTCCACGTGACGCCGACGACCTTCATCTTTAGCGGCAAGGCTGCCTCGAGCTATACCTTTGCCAAGGAGACCATCCGCCTCATTAACTCCGTGGCCGAGGTCATCAACAATGACGCCCGTGTGAACGAGGTCATGAAGGTCTGCTTTATCCCCAACTTCCGCGTGAGCAACGCTCAGCTCATCTACCCCGCCGCAGAGATCTCTGAGCAGATCTCCACGGCCGGTAAGGAGGCCTCGGGCACGTCCAACATGAAGCTCATGATGAACGGCGCCATTACGCTGGGCACCCTCGACGGCGCCAACATCGAGATCGCCGACCTGGCCGGTCGCGAGAACGAGGCCATCTTTGGCCTGACCGCCCCCGAGGTCGAGCAGCTCTGGGCATCGAACAGCTACTTTGCGTGGGATACGCTCAACAACGATCGCGAGCGTCTGGGCCGCGTGATGGACGAGCTTAAGGACAACACGTTTGCCGGTCTTTCGGGCAACTTTGAGAGCATCTACAACGAGCTCATGAACAACAACGACCCCGACCTGGTCATGGCAGACTTCCGCAGCTACGTGGATGCGTGGGAGAAGCTCACCGGCAGCTATGGCGACCAGGAGACCTGGAACCGCAAGGCCCTGCTCAACACCGCCTCGAGCGGCTGGTTCTCGAGCGACCGCACCATTCGCGAGTACCGCGACGAGATCTGGCACGCGTAA
- the glgB gene encoding 1,4-alpha-glucan branching protein GlgB has protein sequence MMGSNVSDTKLKPTAKKPATRKAAPHAPELTKDDVYLFGIGTWERSWEKMGAHPDTQNRTRGWRFCVWAPDVKSVHVIGEFNDWNEEANPLVPVHTSAIWEGFIPGAEQGQLYKYLIETNEGEKLYKADPYAFKAECPPGTASVLWTLDGYKWNDAAWLKRRAGHNHMSQPLNIYEVHIGSWKRHGDEPQGEPDEYGNYPGPMDPFPAQRGEFYTYDDLSVELVDYVRDMGYTHIEVMPLMEHPFDGSWGYQTTGYYAATSRYGDPQQLMHFIDACHAAGIGVIMDWVPGGFCADSHGLATFNGHMLFEHEIHPNWGTHKFDFARGEVRSFLVSNVLYWLENFHVDGIRMDGVSSMLYLNFGIDDPGQKKFNKYGTEEDLDASAFIRQVNCAVEAHYPDVMMMAEESTAWPLVTYPPQDGGLGFHYKWDMGWMNDTLHYMQTDFPWRPGNHGLLTFSIMYAFTENFICPLSHDEVVHGKCSLIGRMPGDWWRQFAGLRTLAFYQMTHPGAKLNFMGNEIGQFIEWRYYESIQWFLTEEYETHRHHQAFIKALNHLYTAEPALYERGYTDDGFTWIDADNSKQSIVSFVRQGEDVDDDLVILINFDPASYESFRVGVPREGDWEVIFDSDRPEFGGSGYAGEEPYTCSSEPYPWNGQMDSIEIKVPGLAGVVLKRRGPSSYKPPVVEEPKKATRKRASSVKPKAAAAKKAPAKAKAAKASAKSTTTKKAATKKAAPKAKAASVKPSAKDA, from the coding sequence ATGATGGGATCAAACGTGAGCGATACAAAGCTAAAGCCAACGGCTAAAAAGCCCGCAACCCGTAAAGCCGCCCCGCACGCACCGGAGCTCACCAAGGACGATGTCTACCTGTTTGGCATTGGCACGTGGGAGCGCAGCTGGGAAAAGATGGGCGCGCACCCCGACACGCAGAACCGTACGCGCGGCTGGCGTTTTTGCGTTTGGGCGCCCGATGTAAAGAGCGTGCATGTCATTGGCGAATTTAACGACTGGAATGAAGAAGCCAACCCGCTGGTGCCCGTACATACGAGCGCTATCTGGGAAGGCTTTATTCCTGGCGCAGAGCAGGGCCAGCTCTATAAGTATCTCATCGAGACCAACGAGGGCGAAAAGCTTTACAAAGCAGATCCGTATGCCTTTAAGGCCGAGTGCCCTCCGGGTACCGCCAGCGTGCTGTGGACCCTCGATGGCTACAAGTGGAACGACGCCGCGTGGCTCAAGCGCCGTGCCGGCCACAACCACATGTCGCAGCCGCTCAACATCTACGAGGTGCATATTGGCTCATGGAAGCGCCACGGCGATGAGCCGCAGGGCGAGCCGGACGAGTACGGCAACTACCCCGGTCCCATGGATCCCTTCCCCGCGCAGCGCGGCGAGTTCTACACCTACGACGACCTGTCGGTGGAGCTTGTGGACTACGTGCGCGACATGGGCTACACGCATATCGAGGTCATGCCGCTCATGGAGCATCCCTTCGATGGCTCCTGGGGCTACCAGACGACCGGCTACTATGCCGCCACGTCACGCTATGGCGACCCCCAGCAGCTCATGCACTTTATCGATGCATGCCACGCGGCTGGCATCGGCGTGATTATGGACTGGGTTCCCGGCGGTTTTTGCGCCGACTCCCACGGCCTTGCCACCTTTAACGGCCACATGCTGTTTGAGCACGAGATTCACCCCAATTGGGGCACGCACAAGTTTGACTTCGCCCGCGGCGAGGTCCGCTCCTTCCTGGTCTCCAACGTGCTGTATTGGCTCGAGAACTTCCACGTTGACGGCATTCGCATGGACGGCGTATCCAGTATGCTGTACCTCAACTTTGGCATCGACGATCCGGGCCAAAAGAAGTTCAACAAGTACGGAACCGAGGAGGACCTGGACGCCAGCGCTTTTATCCGCCAGGTCAACTGCGCCGTGGAGGCGCACTACCCCGACGTGATGATGATGGCCGAGGAGTCCACCGCGTGGCCGCTCGTGACCTATCCGCCGCAGGACGGCGGCCTGGGCTTCCACTATAAGTGGGACATGGGCTGGATGAACGACACCCTGCACTACATGCAGACCGATTTTCCGTGGCGCCCCGGCAACCACGGGCTGCTCACGTTCTCCATCATGTACGCCTTTACCGAGAACTTTATCTGCCCGCTTAGCCACGACGAGGTCGTGCACGGCAAGTGCTCGCTGATCGGCCGCATGCCGGGCGACTGGTGGCGCCAGTTTGCCGGCCTGCGCACGCTGGCTTTCTACCAGATGACGCACCCCGGTGCCAAGCTCAACTTTATGGGCAACGAGATCGGCCAGTTTATTGAGTGGCGCTACTACGAGTCCATCCAGTGGTTCCTGACCGAGGAGTACGAGACTCACCGTCATCATCAGGCGTTTATCAAGGCGCTCAACCACCTGTACACCGCCGAGCCCGCCCTGTACGAGCGTGGCTATACCGACGACGGCTTTACCTGGATTGACGCGGATAACTCCAAGCAGTCCATCGTGAGCTTTGTGCGCCAGGGCGAGGACGTCGATGACGATCTGGTGATCCTGATCAACTTTGACCCGGCAAGCTACGAGAGCTTCCGCGTGGGCGTGCCGCGCGAGGGTGACTGGGAGGTCATCTTCGATTCCGACCGTCCCGAGTTCGGTGGCAGCGGCTATGCAGGTGAGGAGCCCTACACCTGCTCGAGCGAGCCCTATCCCTGGAACGGGCAGATGGATTCTATCGAGATTAAGGTGCCCGGCCTGGCAGGTGTGGTACTTAAGCGCCGCGGTCCCAGCAGCTATAAGCCGCCGGTGGTTGAGGAGCCCAAGAAGGCGACGCGCAAGCGTGCGTCCTCGGTGAAGCCCAAGGCCGCGGCTGCTAAGAAGGCTCCGGCTAAGGCGAAGGCTGCCAAGGCTTCGGCCAAGTCCACCACGACCAAGAAGGCAGCCACCAAAAAGGCCGCTCCCAAGGCCAAGGCAGCTTCTGTTAAGCCGTCTGCCAAGGATGCGTAA
- a CDS encoding HAD family hydrolase has product MSQTAASNVAFIFDCDGTLVNSTPVWAYAQPELLHRHGVDVTVDDFAQFEHLSLEDECQAYHDTWDIGANGEELYRELSDILIDGYSKVPPREGLLAFLKQAQEAGISMCVATSTPAELVQSALAGAGLDAYMEFVTTTGEAGRSKQFPDVYELALRRLEERHGHKFERTWVFEDAVFGLKSSGVVGFKRVGIYDPHGRMKRDDVRANCDIFIDSYEELDLARVLSFEG; this is encoded by the coding sequence ATGTCCCAGACCGCCGCCTCCAACGTTGCTTTTATTTTCGATTGCGACGGCACGCTGGTTAATAGCACCCCCGTTTGGGCCTATGCCCAGCCCGAGTTATTGCACCGCCACGGAGTTGACGTGACGGTCGACGATTTTGCCCAGTTTGAGCATTTGTCGCTCGAGGATGAGTGCCAGGCCTACCACGACACCTGGGACATTGGCGCGAATGGCGAAGAGCTGTATCGCGAGCTGAGCGATATTCTGATTGATGGGTACTCCAAGGTGCCGCCGCGCGAGGGCCTGCTTGCATTTTTGAAGCAGGCGCAGGAGGCGGGCATTTCCATGTGCGTTGCCACGTCTACGCCGGCCGAGCTGGTGCAGTCCGCGCTCGCTGGTGCCGGGCTCGATGCTTATATGGAGTTTGTTACCACGACGGGCGAGGCGGGACGTTCCAAGCAGTTCCCCGATGTGTACGAGTTGGCGCTGCGTCGCCTTGAGGAGCGCCATGGGCACAAGTTTGAGCGCACATGGGTGTTTGAGGACGCCGTCTTTGGCCTAAAGAGCTCTGGGGTCGTTGGCTTTAAGCGTGTAGGTATCTATGATCCGCACGGCCGCATGAAGCGCGACGACGTACGCGCCAACTGCGATATCTTTATCGACAGCTACGAGGAGCTGGATCTGGCCCGCGTACTTTCGTTTGAGGGATAG
- a CDS encoding thiamine diphosphokinase: protein MACKVLVVCGSPVVASAELLRRLVGECDYVVAVDRGLDALLGAGLSCDVYVGDADTVSDAGRALVDAATDFEVERHDPYKDYTDLALALDSVRRRWPGAEVVATCATGGRPDMALSVLGLLATYKDAPVWIAEDETTARILHEGESWTIEGAESKTFSIIAIAPNTEVSEHGLEWELDHSPLGLLADTGISNVVRSTATIQVHTGTAIAYLYK, encoded by the coding sequence GTGGCTTGCAAGGTATTAGTGGTCTGCGGCTCGCCAGTAGTTGCGAGCGCTGAGTTGTTGCGCCGCTTAGTAGGGGAGTGCGATTACGTTGTCGCCGTGGACCGCGGCCTGGATGCTCTGCTGGGTGCCGGTTTGAGCTGCGACGTATATGTGGGGGATGCCGACACGGTGAGCGACGCAGGCCGCGCGCTGGTCGATGCCGCCACCGACTTTGAAGTTGAGCGCCACGACCCGTACAAGGACTATACCGACCTGGCGCTGGCGCTCGATTCCGTCCGACGCCGCTGGCCGGGTGCCGAAGTGGTTGCGACCTGCGCCACGGGCGGCCGCCCGGATATGGCCCTAAGCGTCCTAGGCCTACTAGCAACATACAAGGATGCCCCCGTCTGGATTGCCGAAGACGAGACCACGGCTCGCATTCTGCACGAAGGCGAATCGTGGACTATCGAAGGCGCCGAAAGCAAGACGTTCTCCATAATCGCAATCGCCCCCAACACCGAGGTAAGCGAACACGGCCTAGAATGGGAGCTAGATCACAGCCCCCTGGGCCTGTTGGCCGACACGGGCATCAGCAACGTCGTCAGGTCAACTGCCACGATCCAAGTCCACACCGGCACCGCCATCGCTTACCTCTACAAGTAA
- the loaP gene encoding antiterminator LoaP, with amino-acid sequence MWYVIQVINGREDVMRERIERVVPVGAMQEIFYPQFQTEIKVHGEWVNTTKSLFPGYLICDTEDPRTVQQYLLRMDDFARVLSQDGQFVPLAKEEVQLIGGFTHRGDRVVPMSEALKDGDQVVVTAGPLLGHEGLIKTINRRKSTAYLELDLCGRRVTTRVGLAVLSAEQRVMRNVKKAIA; translated from the coding sequence GTGTGGTATGTGATCCAGGTCATTAACGGTCGCGAAGACGTTATGCGCGAGCGCATCGAGCGCGTGGTGCCAGTGGGCGCCATGCAAGAGATCTTTTATCCCCAATTTCAAACCGAGATCAAGGTACACGGCGAATGGGTCAATACGACCAAGTCTCTCTTTCCCGGTTATCTTATCTGCGACACGGAAGATCCCCGTACCGTGCAACAGTATCTGCTTCGCATGGACGACTTTGCCCGGGTGCTTTCCCAGGACGGTCAGTTTGTGCCGCTAGCAAAAGAAGAGGTCCAGCTTATTGGCGGCTTTACGCATAGGGGAGACCGCGTGGTGCCCATGAGCGAGGCCCTAAAAGACGGTGACCAAGTCGTAGTAACGGCAGGTCCGCTGCTGGGCCACGAGGGCCTTATCAAAACCATTAACAGACGCAAGAGCACTGCTTATTTGGAGCTCGATCTGTGTGGTCGACGCGTGACTACCCGCGTTGGCCTTGCTGTGCTTTCAGCCGAGCAGCGCGTAATGCGAAACGTTAAAAAGGCGATCGCCTAG
- a CDS encoding sugar transferase, protein MEENVSDKTEYATDAPAGAALIAQAMDRREGAGRYRAMQSIMDWDRSRMAYRAVKRAFDIVFSGAVLVVIAIPSLILAAAIRLESEGSPFYSQIRVGQTCPDGSLTMFRMWKFRSMFRDADERLAELKEQNEIAGAMFKMKDDPRVTKIGRFIRKHSIDEFPQFLNVFLGQMSVVGPRPPLPNEVAQYTKYDLQRLAVKPGITGWWQVTDRNDTDFDGMVRRDLEYIAKRGVLTDLKIVVLTVIEVLTGSGAC, encoded by the coding sequence TTGGAAGAGAACGTGTCGGATAAAACAGAATATGCAACGGATGCTCCAGCAGGTGCGGCGCTGATTGCTCAGGCCATGGACCGGCGTGAGGGCGCAGGCCGATACAGGGCCATGCAATCCATCATGGACTGGGATCGCTCGCGCATGGCGTACCGTGCAGTCAAACGCGCCTTCGACATCGTGTTCAGCGGTGCCGTGCTCGTCGTCATCGCGATTCCCAGTCTAATTCTCGCCGCGGCCATCCGGCTGGAGAGCGAGGGCAGCCCCTTCTACAGTCAGATCCGCGTGGGGCAGACCTGCCCCGACGGCAGTCTGACCATGTTCCGCATGTGGAAGTTCCGCTCCATGTTCCGAGACGCCGACGAGCGTCTCGCCGAGCTCAAGGAGCAGAACGAGATCGCCGGCGCGATGTTCAAGATGAAAGACGACCCGCGCGTCACCAAGATCGGCAGGTTTATCCGCAAGCACTCCATCGACGAGTTCCCGCAGTTTCTCAACGTGTTCCTGGGCCAGATGTCGGTCGTTGGTCCGCGCCCGCCGCTGCCGAATGAAGTTGCGCAGTACACGAAATATGACCTACAGCGCCTTGCGGTAAAGCCTGGAATTACTGGCTGGTGGCAGGTAACGGACCGCAATGACACTGACTTTGATGGCATGGTCCGCCGCGACCTGGAGTATATCGCCAAGCGTGGGGTGCTGACTGATTTAAAAATCGTTGTTCTTACGGTGATTGAGGTTCTGACCGGAAGCGGTGCGTGCTAG
- a CDS encoding glycosyltransferase family 1 protein gives MTKPIRVAQVVGKMVGGGVEAVVMNYYRHIDRGKVQFDFLVDSDSTLVPREEIESLGGRVFEIPPYQHVVEYQKELQRLFKQEGWCIAHSHINALSLFPLRAAKKAGIPVRIAHSHSTSGKGEYSKNAMKWILRHFANIYPTARVACSERAGRWLFGEKHEFTLFYNAIDLERFKYDAGKRKCTRDELGIENDTFVVGHMGRFMAQKNHSFLVSAFAKFVEFEPNSLLLLAGNGDHMSQIEELATKLGVADKVRFLGYRSDSDCLYQAFDCFALPSLYEGLPLVAVEAQRSGLHCLLSTAITREVALTEGVEFLDIDSVDEWVKAFITCSKDRGRIDVSTSLFIAYNAVDAALRLQNYYYDLISGAQHAK, from the coding sequence ATGACCAAACCTATCAGAGTGGCTCAAGTTGTCGGCAAGATGGTTGGTGGTGGCGTCGAGGCTGTTGTCATGAATTATTATCGCCATATCGATCGAGGCAAAGTACAGTTCGATTTTCTTGTCGATTCTGATTCTACGCTTGTTCCGCGTGAAGAGATTGAGTCGCTCGGCGGCAGGGTTTTCGAGATTCCGCCCTACCAGCATGTGGTTGAATATCAAAAAGAACTTCAGCGCCTCTTTAAACAAGAGGGTTGGTGCATAGCTCACAGTCATATTAATGCATTGAGTCTTTTTCCGCTGCGTGCTGCCAAAAAGGCGGGTATTCCTGTGCGAATAGCCCACAGCCACTCAACGAGTGGAAAAGGGGAGTACTCGAAAAATGCTATGAAATGGATTCTTAGACATTTCGCAAACATTTACCCCACAGCACGTGTTGCCTGTTCAGAGAGAGCCGGCCGATGGCTCTTCGGCGAGAAACATGAATTCACGCTTTTCTACAATGCCATTGACCTTGAGAGATTTAAATACGACGCCGGCAAGCGAAAATGCACTAGGGATGAGCTCGGTATCGAAAACGACACTTTCGTTGTTGGGCACATGGGGCGTTTTATGGCTCAAAAGAACCACTCATTCCTTGTATCTGCCTTTGCAAAGTTTGTAGAGTTCGAGCCGAACTCATTACTGCTGCTCGCAGGCAATGGTGATCATATGTCACAAATCGAAGAACTTGCCACAAAACTCGGTGTGGCCGATAAGGTTCGTTTCTTGGGCTATAGAAGCGATTCAGACTGTCTATATCAGGCCTTCGATTGTTTCGCTCTGCCCAGTCTCTACGAGGGTCTACCTTTGGTGGCTGTAGAGGCGCAGCGCTCTGGTTTGCACTGTCTATTGTCGACAGCAATTACGCGTGAGGTCGCGTTAACCGAGGGCGTGGAATTCCTCGACATTGATTCCGTCGATGAATGGGTGAAGGCTTTTATAACTTGTTCGAAGGATCGTGGGCGCATCGACGTATCTACGAGCCTCTTTATCGCCTATAACGCCGTGGACGCTGCGCTGCGTCTTCAGAACTATTATTACGATTTGATATCAGGAGCTCAACATGCCAAATAG
- a CDS encoding polysaccharide pyruvyl transferase family protein translates to MPNSYVIVPCCSDLNRGDQALVWETRRIAEDAGLKGKYYFTSEANEPVVQSEKRGFTRILPVLEHPSRKFKNKENVQYSTALKVKWGVVALGDLVVSLCLLTKLGRKILKPLLSAKTRDSLEVMENMTALLVKGGGFFQFYGGLTSSYTAYFDAYHIFLASRLGKPIYMMPNSLGPFDGPMVKWIVRKALSKCSLVSARESISRDMTSQELGLEPALSPDLAFNLQPSQLDKDEVFTKYDIPIGRKVVAITVRPYRFPNASDPKTAYESFKKGVADFVEWLYGQGYIAVFVNHTLAVNSHENDFACITDISKMLPDECYRVISNTDYDCRDLKCLYSFCDYIVGTRFHSVIFSLASGVPALAISYVGNKSVGIMSDMGLSDYVLHIDSVSADELKAKFTMLAQNEEEVKAKLSTYMNNIPVERKKLVGLIEGA, encoded by the coding sequence ATGCCAAATAGCTATGTAATCGTACCGTGCTGCTCGGACCTTAATCGAGGTGACCAGGCCCTCGTCTGGGAGACGAGAAGAATTGCCGAGGACGCTGGACTTAAAGGCAAGTATTATTTTACCTCCGAGGCAAACGAACCTGTCGTGCAGAGCGAAAAGCGTGGCTTCACGCGCATCTTACCTGTTCTTGAGCATCCTTCTCGTAAGTTCAAGAATAAAGAGAACGTTCAGTACAGCACTGCGCTCAAAGTAAAATGGGGTGTTGTTGCACTGGGTGACCTTGTGGTGAGTCTTTGCCTTCTCACTAAACTGGGGCGCAAAATCCTAAAGCCCCTGTTGTCCGCTAAAACTAGAGATTCTCTTGAGGTCATGGAAAACATGACGGCGTTGCTTGTAAAAGGCGGCGGATTCTTCCAGTTTTACGGAGGCTTGACATCTAGTTATACAGCGTATTTTGATGCGTACCATATCTTCCTCGCTTCACGCCTTGGAAAACCAATTTACATGATGCCTAACTCTCTCGGGCCTTTTGATGGCCCTATGGTGAAATGGATAGTGCGTAAGGCGCTTAGCAAATGCAGCCTCGTGAGCGCCCGCGAGAGCATTTCTCGAGATATGACATCTCAAGAGCTTGGCCTAGAGCCCGCCCTGTCACCTGACCTGGCGTTTAACCTTCAGCCTTCGCAGCTTGATAAGGATGAAGTGTTCACAAAGTACGATATTCCGATTGGCCGTAAGGTCGTTGCCATAACTGTAAGGCCCTATCGCTTTCCGAACGCAAGTGACCCAAAGACCGCCTATGAATCATTCAAAAAAGGTGTCGCTGACTTTGTCGAATGGCTTTACGGGCAAGGATATATTGCAGTATTCGTAAACCATACGCTAGCAGTCAATTCTCATGAGAACGATTTTGCTTGTATAACCGATATTTCGAAGATGCTGCCTGATGAATGCTACAGAGTGATTTCAAACACCGACTATGACTGTAGAGACCTCAAGTGTCTTTATAGCTTTTGCGACTATATCGTGGGCACGCGTTTTCACTCGGTTATCTTTTCTCTTGCGAGCGGGGTCCCCGCACTTGCTATTTCCTATGTTGGCAACAAGAGCGTTGGCATTATGTCCGATATGGGCCTTAGCGATTATGTGCTCCACATTGACTCAGTGTCAGCTGACGAACTCAAGGCAAAGTTCACTATGCTTGCTCAGAATGAGGAAGAGGTAAAAGCTAAGCTGAGCACATACATGAACAATATTCCCGTGGAGCGCAAGAAGCTAGTCGGACTCATTGAAGGTGCATAG